From a single Nicotiana tomentosiformis chromosome 2, ASM39032v3, whole genome shotgun sequence genomic region:
- the LOC138905109 gene encoding uncharacterized protein — translation MGIVKTNRVDFVAFQMTGSAKKWWRDYLLNRQAGSPALTWDQFSQLFIEKFLPITLREDRRRTVSVCSRDASVLFDPRSTYSCVSSYFASYLVVPRDYLSAPVYASTPVRDAIIVDRVYRSCVVTTGSLKTRVDLLLLNMVDFDVILGMYWLSPYHAILDCHLSRPF, via the exons atgggtatagtgaagACCAATAGGGTAGATTTtgttgcatttcagatgactggttccgccaagaaatggtggagagattacttgttgaacAGAcaagctgggtcgcctgctcttacttgggaccagttctctcagctcttcatagagaagtttctgcctatcacattgagagaggatcgTCGCC gtactgtttcagtttgcagtagagatgcttcagttctatttgatccgagatCTACTTACTCGtgtgtgtcatcctattttgcttcctatttggttgtgccacgtgattatttgagtgctcctgtgtatgcgTCCACACCAGTgagagatgctattattgtagatcgtgtttatcgttcgtgtgtggtcaccactGGGAGTCttaagactcgtgtagatcttctacttctcaacatggttgattttgatgtcatactgggtatgtattggctgtcaccttatcatgctatattagattgtcacctTAGCCGTCCATTTTGA